In Chryseobacterium lactis, a single genomic region encodes these proteins:
- a CDS encoding M12 family metallopeptidase translates to MELHKKILLGSFISISMVSCNTTNDTISPPEQKTESLQPVPAGDIAKGFENTQMCKDVYLPGESYIPGTASKGAVVTSKKWPNGTVLTVLLSGGTTKVRNKVMQYAKEWSQYANITFNFVTSGTAQIRVTFTSGAGSYSYIGKDALGIASNKETMNFGWFNDNTSDSEFSRTTIHEFGHALGMIHEHQHPLAAIPWDKPKVYAYYAGYPNYWSQAQVDNNLFAKYSTTQTQYSAYDKLSIMHYSISSDLTTNGFSVGNNTVLSATDKQFIGTVYPK, encoded by the coding sequence ATGGAATTACACAAAAAAATCTTACTTGGCTCATTCATTTCAATCAGTATGGTATCTTGTAATACTACCAATGATACTATCAGCCCTCCGGAGCAAAAAACCGAATCGTTACAACCGGTACCAGCAGGAGATATTGCTAAAGGTTTCGAAAATACACAAATGTGTAAGGATGTTTATCTACCCGGCGAATCCTATATTCCAGGAACGGCCTCAAAAGGAGCTGTTGTTACCAGTAAAAAATGGCCGAACGGAACTGTTCTTACAGTACTACTTTCTGGTGGAACTACTAAAGTGCGCAATAAAGTAATGCAATATGCAAAGGAGTGGTCACAGTATGCCAATATTACTTTTAATTTTGTCACCAGCGGAACAGCACAGATTCGTGTTACGTTTACGTCCGGTGCCGGCTCTTATTCATATATAGGAAAAGATGCTCTTGGTATTGCTTCTAATAAAGAAACTATGAACTTCGGCTGGTTTAATGACAACACCAGTGATTCTGAATTCAGCAGAACCACGATCCATGAATTCGGGCATGCACTAGGGATGATCCATGAGCACCAACATCCATTAGCTGCGATCCCATGGGATAAACCAAAAGTGTATGCCTATTACGCAGGTTATCCTAATTATTGGTCTCAGGCTCAGGTTGACAACAATCTTTTTGCGAAGTACTCAACAACACAAACTCAGTACAGTGCTTACGACAAATTGTCAATTATGCATTATAGCATAAGTTCAGATCTCACCACCAACGGATTCAGTGTTGGAAATAATACGGTTTTATCGGCTACAGATAAGCAGTTTATCGGGACAGTGTATCCAAAATAA
- a CDS encoding BamA/TamA family outer membrane protein, with product MTRSIAILIFIFSTFFSLHAQEKKDSLYYKIEEFSDKRKVTKFIHRLIFRREADSTSVKSRTEKLAQETYNKKYIRKIRVEAIDPFGYGSKDNKERIKWYDWLTDHLHSTTRVSTVDNYLLFKEGEEYNAQKLYESERLLRAMPFVNRVNIGVEESSSDKDSIDVVVRVLDSWSLKPRVSYSGSKIGLGVTEENVLGLGHTFDFLYRNDSKEKQNYLLGSYTAYNLFGSYINAQILGERDFFRNERINFNVRRDFFSPLTKWAGGFTFEYFMRNVLLPIGTDTTYPEVQIKVYNQDLWGGYQIPISSDPTEKVSSNIAIIGRFQNYQYKDSPGIDQYQYFKSYNSFLMSVGFIRRNFSVQRNIFQYDLPEDIAYGNSVNLTAGGLSRSGDVKPYVGISASYGDFTRLGYFTVKAQFGRFFNEDEQNRESFRLDGTYFTPLMDWKFAKVRHFFSPTLALGNPQHNYSYKDRITLTSPDEFPVYNSDYIGTKKLVLRYQLQMFINKTWKNFHFSPYLTAAVGWLGMPNDTLLKTKVNTKIGIGVLINNPFLVFNRIQISFMYYPRVPFDNNSVFDFNSNRNNLLPINNFGTDIPHFVNFGN from the coding sequence ATGACTAGATCGATTGCAATTTTAATTTTCATTTTTAGCACGTTTTTCTCTTTGCATGCACAGGAAAAAAAAGACTCGCTGTATTATAAAATAGAAGAATTTTCAGATAAAAGAAAGGTAACCAAATTCATTCATCGCCTCATATTCCGTAGGGAGGCGGATTCTACGTCTGTAAAGTCCAGGACTGAAAAGCTGGCCCAGGAGACCTATAACAAAAAATACATCAGAAAGATAAGGGTTGAAGCCATTGACCCTTTTGGTTATGGTTCCAAAGACAATAAAGAAAGGATTAAATGGTATGACTGGCTGACGGATCATCTTCATTCTACAACAAGAGTTTCTACGGTTGATAATTATTTGCTCTTTAAAGAAGGCGAAGAATATAATGCTCAGAAGCTATACGAATCAGAACGTCTGCTCAGAGCGATGCCATTTGTCAACAGAGTCAATATTGGCGTTGAAGAAAGTAGCTCTGACAAAGATTCTATCGACGTCGTAGTAAGAGTGCTTGATTCCTGGAGTTTAAAACCGAGGGTAAGTTACTCAGGAAGTAAAATTGGTTTGGGAGTTACCGAAGAAAATGTACTGGGGTTAGGTCACACTTTTGATTTCCTGTACCGAAATGACTCCAAAGAGAAGCAAAATTACCTTTTGGGAAGCTATACCGCTTACAATCTTTTTGGTTCTTACATCAATGCTCAGATTCTTGGGGAAAGAGATTTTTTTAGAAATGAAAGAATCAATTTCAATGTCAGAAGAGACTTCTTCTCACCGTTAACAAAATGGGCGGGAGGTTTTACATTTGAATACTTTATGCGGAATGTTTTACTTCCGATAGGAACGGACACCACTTACCCGGAAGTTCAGATTAAAGTGTACAACCAGGATTTGTGGGGTGGTTATCAGATTCCCATTTCATCAGATCCTACTGAAAAGGTCTCCAGCAATATTGCGATCATCGGAAGATTTCAGAATTATCAGTACAAAGACAGTCCAGGTATCGATCAATATCAATATTTTAAATCTTACAACAGTTTTCTGATGTCTGTCGGGTTTATCCGCAGAAACTTCTCGGTTCAGAGAAACATTTTTCAATATGATTTACCTGAAGATATTGCCTATGGTAACTCAGTAAATCTTACTGCCGGAGGCTTGTCCAGAAGCGGTGATGTGAAGCCGTATGTGGGCATTTCTGCATCTTACGGCGATTTTACAAGGCTTGGATATTTTACTGTGAAAGCCCAGTTTGGAAGGTTTTTTAACGAAGACGAACAAAACCGGGAGTCTTTCCGCCTGGATGGAACCTATTTTACCCCACTTATGGATTGGAAATTTGCAAAAGTAAGACACTTCTTTTCACCAACTCTGGCATTGGGAAATCCACAGCATAATTATTCTTATAAAGACAGAATTACGCTTACTTCGCCTGATGAATTTCCTGTATACAATTCAGATTATATCGGAACGAAAAAGCTGGTTTTAAGATACCAGCTCCAGATGTTCATCAATAAAACCTGGAAAAATTTCCATTTTAGCCCCTATTTAACTGCAGCTGTCGGCTGGTTAGGAATGCCGAATGATACCCTTCTGAAAACAAAAGTAAACACAAAAATAGGAATCGGGGTTTTGATTAATAATCCGTTTCTGGTTTTCAACAGAATTCAAATCTCTTTTATGTATTATCCTCGTGTTCCTTTTGATAATAATTCGGTTTTTGATTTCAACAGCAACCGTAATAACCTTTTACCGATAAATAATTTTGGAACCGATATTCCGCATTTTGTGAATTTTGGAAATTGA
- a CDS encoding helix-turn-helix transcriptional regulator, protein MNFLQELNRIVDQYDDSILVMRQQTEQRLPAHQHKKGQLLLVFGGIAYLQTHERDYYIPSNHYIWIPQNYPHNLLYNAQDLHIINIYFPQGSGDEFYTQLGIYPVSKLLSEMLVFSEKWQGNYFEGEWEYEFLHTLQTLLSKEKLKKFSIQLPTTEDERLNSITADLRKRISEPLTLEDTASKFGMSVRSLTRLFQTKLHISFVQYIKMLRVIRAMELMKDTHLTVTELAYEVGYSNISAFSNTFFQLTNMRPSEFKAML, encoded by the coding sequence ATGAATTTCTTACAGGAGCTTAACAGGATTGTGGATCAGTATGATGATTCCATTTTGGTAATGCGACAGCAGACGGAACAACGGCTGCCGGCACACCAGCACAAGAAGGGACAGCTGCTTTTAGTATTTGGAGGTATCGCGTACTTGCAAACTCATGAAAGAGATTATTACATTCCTTCCAATCATTATATATGGATTCCTCAAAATTATCCTCATAATCTGCTGTATAATGCTCAGGATTTACACATTATTAATATCTATTTCCCGCAAGGTAGCGGAGACGAATTTTATACTCAATTGGGAATATATCCGGTAAGCAAACTCCTTTCGGAGATGCTTGTTTTCAGTGAAAAATGGCAGGGTAATTATTTTGAAGGAGAATGGGAATATGAATTTCTACACACCTTACAAACGCTCCTATCAAAAGAAAAACTGAAAAAATTCTCGATTCAGCTTCCCACCACAGAGGATGAAAGACTGAACAGCATTACTGCCGATTTACGAAAAAGAATCAGTGAGCCTCTTACTCTCGAGGATACGGCCAGTAAATTCGGTATGAGTGTTCGGAGTCTGACAAGGCTATTTCAAACGAAACTGCATATCTCTTTTGTTCAATATATAAAAATGCTTCGTGTGATCCGGGCCATGGAACTCATGAAAGACACTCATCTTACGGTTACAGAACTGGCTTATGAAGTGGGATACTCAAACATATCAGCCTTTAGCAATACTTTTTTCCAGCTTACCAATATGAGGCCCAGTGAGTTTAAAGCAATGTTATAA